The DNA segment GGTGATTCTGGCCACTGGTTCGGAGGCGGATTGCGCGCGCTGGAAAGCGGTGGCCCCGCGCAGTGATGCGTTCTTGTGGGTCGGGACCTGGGGCAATACCAATGATGCGCCCGTGGAACAACGCTTCGCCAAACTTCGCGCCAGCGGTTTTACCAACATCAACCGTTTGCAGGTGCATTGTCATTTCAACACCAATACCGGCGCGATGGTGCCGAGTGATGATTTTATTCGCCGCGCGGCCGTTGAAGTGCGTCAGCACGGCATTGAATTTCAAACCATGCCGTGGAACGTGCCCGAGTTGCCGGAAGCCTATTTTCGCCTGCTCGATCTGGGCACGGCCGGATTCGGCACGGACCGACCCGATGTCGCGCAGGCGGCGCTGCGGGAATACTACCGTCGGGGAGTGACCAACTGGAACGTGCGGGATCACCTTCCGTTGCGTGAGTTCACCATGCAGGCGCATCGCGGCGCGGGCGACCTGGCGCCGGAAGGCTCGCGGGAGGCGTTCGAGTTGGGCTGGAAATTGGGCTGCGTGCCGGAAGCGGATTTACGTCGCACGAAAGACGGCGTAATCGTTTCGTTTCACGATAACAACTTCGCGCGCATTCTCCCGGACGCGCCCGAGGACTTGAAAAAGAAGGGAGTCGCCGATCTCACTTACGCCGAAGTGGAAAAGCTGGACGTGGGCCGCTTTCGCCACGAACAGTTTGCCGGGCAACGCATGATCAGTCTGACCGAGATGGTCCGGATCTTGAAAGCGCATCCGGAGCGCTCACTGTACATTGACATCAAGCAGGTGGATTTTCATCAACTCGCCGCCGAAACCATCGCGGTGCATCCGCAGTTGATTCTAGCCAGCACGAAATATGAGGAAATCAAACTGTGGCGTCAGGTCGCGCCGCGTTCGCGCACGCTGCATTGGATGGGCGGTCCGCGCAGTTGGGTGAGTGGTTCGCCGGACGATCCCCAGGGGCCGCAGGCAAAATTGGCGCAACGTATCGCCGCGTTGCGGGCGGAAAACTTCGCCAGCATTGACCAATTGCAGATTCACGTGAACACCGCTCCGGACGGCACGTTTTATCCGAGCGAAACCTTCCTGCGCGCAGTGGGCGATGAACTGCGCGCACACGGCGTGTTGTTTCAAACACTACCGTGGGGCCAGCGCGAGGCAAAGGTTTTCCAGCGCCTGATGGATTTGGGCGTGGCGAGCTTTGCGACCGATTATCCGGACGTGGGCATGGAAGCCGTGCGCCAGTACTACGATGCGCAGTAATCCACCGCTGGGAGCGCGTCGGAGAGTTTTACGTGATGCGCTGATTCACTCAATCCGCAGGCGGAAATATTTCGCGCCCGCGCCAAGGGGAATCCGTGCGATATAGTCAGTGCCGTCCACAACCATGTTTGGTTGCGGTGACAGATCCTCCCAATCGGGAATGTTCAGTTGACTTGCGGTTTGCACGATAGGATTTCCATTTTCCATCCGCCAGGTGAGTTCGATTTCATTAGTAGATAAGTTCACCTCCAGCTTGGGTCCGCCCACCGTTCCCAGCACGTCAATTTCCCACACCAGCGGTGACGCCACCGGCACCGACAAGCCATCATCAAAACCGGTAAAGAAATTCTCGCCGCCAAAAGGATCACGCATTTGTCCCTGGGTGTTGTCCACCGCATAAAAATTAAACTCGATGTCCGTCACGCCACGCGCCAGCGAACCTTCGGAATCAGTCAGTTGCGAGAGCACGACGCGCCAGACGTTAAACGAGTTATTGTTTACCGTCCCGGAATCATGGGATTGAACATAAATAAAATCGCCGAAAGTCTGCCCGTAATCCGAGGAGAAACGCACCGTGTAGGTATGAAAAACTCGCCCGTCACGACCTTCGTTTCCAGTGAACACGCGGACTTCGTCAATGTCGGCTGGAGCAGGCAAGGTGTAGAGCAGCAACTTGGCGGGCAGACCATCGCCCGGATAATCGGCCAGCAATCCCGTCAACCCCGTATAACGCATTCCTTCCCCATCGGTAAATGCCGCCAATTGGTCCAACGGATCCGTATTCGCTGGATGCCACCCCTTATCCCCCGGCAGCACTGTGGGTATCAATCCTTGAATCAAATCCGTCGTGGAAAAAGCGGCGGCCAGATCGGTTTCCTCACCTTGAGTAACAATGAGGTTGATTTCAGCTTGAGCGGTGAATAAACCAGCAACACAAGCGGTAACGAAAGATATTGAAAGCAATTTCATAGGTGGTGGCGTAACTGAAGGATTCGTATCAGAATCGGTCGGAAAACGCAAGGTTTTTCGCTGTTGTTTCACTTCCTCTGGAGTTTGCCACGCTTCACCGGTTGGGCGAAAGCCACGCTGTTGGAAGGTCAACGCCAAGCCGAATCCCCGAGGCTAGAGCGTTTTCTGTATTCCTCTAACCGCCGATCTGACGCAGCGGGCCTCCCAACTTCAAGCCAAACGTTGGCATCAAATTGACGACCGTCATTGGCTCGGAACGAGCACCCGCGCGGCAGCGTCTTGGACTGCGGCAGCCCGCTGCCGCTTTGGAATCATCGACGGACGACAGGAAAGCGGCAGAAGACTGCCGCAGTCCAAAACCTCGCGGACATAAGCACGATTTCCCCGTTCGGACTCAGCCTTCATTGGGTTGCGCTCATTTGGTTCGACGGCTACAACTTTGATTAAACCGCTTTAGCCCGCCCGGACGGATGCTTCACTTGAATTGCACCAAAGCCGTCAGGGGCGCGCTAGCCGACGGAAAGGAGATTGTGCCCGAGGTGGCATCGTAATTGGAGTGCGGTTGGCCGTTCAACGTGACGCTGGCGATGGCGCGTCCTTCCGGATGACGCAGACGCAGAACGATTTGTTTTGCCTGGCCTCGGAGGGGCGGATGGATTTCCAGTGAAACCTCGCGCGCTTGATTTCGCGAAACGACCCGGAAGCTCACCGGACCAAACCGGGTCGGGGCATTTTGGACGGCAAGCGTTTTATCGTTCGCCAACCAGGCGCTCGGGATCAACGGTGCGAGCCACAAATCGTGACCGCGCTCCTCCACCAGCATCAGGCGGGTTTGGTGCAGAAAATAACCGGTCTCGTGCGTTTTGTCCCACGCGCCGCTGTGCCGGAAATGCTCCCAGAGCGTCAGCACTTCCGTGTTGAGCAACGACGCGAGGCTGTTGAAGTAGGTGCGCAGGAACGGCTTCACCTCGTCGCGCAGCGCATAAACTTCCGCGTTGCGACAGTAGTAAGGCTGCACTTTTGCAAAGCCACCAAGGTTGAACCAATCCCGCGCGTTCTCCGCCGCCGGATAATCGAACCAGCCCTCGCCCAAAAACTGCACATCCTCCAGGTGGTTCAGGAGGCGGGTGACTTCGGGATCATGCGGCGCAAACACTCCGGTGGGTATAAGTTGATGCGCACCGAGTTCGACGTCGTAAGCCCAGCTTCGTCCTACGTCATCACCGGGGAAAAAGTCCGCAAGCTGGCCGGGACTGTGAACCTGCGAGGGGTAAAGCGGAATCCACGTGCCGTCGCGCAACGGCAACGCGGGCGACTGCGCTTGCGTCCAGTCATAGGCGCGCCGGATGTTCTGCTGCAACCCGACCGCTCCTTGCGCGTAGGCCCCGGCCCGCGGATCGCCGATGTTTTCCAGTGCCTGCCCCAGTTCGCGCAACGCCGCGTAGTAATAACCGTTGAGCATGAAATGGCAGGCGAACGAATTCCAATCCGCCATTACCGCCGGCGGCATCAAACCGAACTCGGGCAGCGGCGCTCCGTCCGCATTGAAGCGTTTGGTTTTTTCCAGTTGCCGCAAAATCCAATCGCCCGCGCGGCGCAATTCCGCCGCGTTCTGGCGCAGCCACGCCTGATCACGGGTCAGTTGAAAGTGCTCGCCCAACGTCCACAGATGCCACGCCGTGCCGAAGGTGGTGTAGCCGGTGGTGAGAAAGCCGTTCGTATTGTAGCGATGAATAAAGAAATCCAGTCCGCGCCGCGCAAATTCATGATGCCCCAGAAAATCCATGCCGCGAACCACCGAATGTGCTTCGCTTTCCAGCGGCCCATAACTCATCGCCGCAATCCACGGCGCGACGCGCGCCCCATCCGCTTCATTCCGCGCCGCGATGAGGCAACGCACCTGGGACGACCGGATGACGCGATTGAGCAATTCGTCCGGCGTATCAATTTGCGTGGCGGTCGCCAGCACCGCCTGCCAGTACCGTTCCACCGCGGTTCGCAAGTCCGCCGCATCGGCAAGTCGTAATGAATTCACCTTTGCATCGCCCAGATATACCACCGCCCGACGGCTGCCGTTGGCGGGCAACTCGAATGACCAGGCCAGTTTACCGGCTTCGTTCGTTGCGACGGTCGGATCGGTTTGATCCAATACCACCGCAACGTGAGTCGTCCCGAGCCGGGCCGACCAGCGGGTCGAATTCTCCGGTCGGAGCTCCGCTGGTGAGGCCGAAGCTCCAACGCCTCGGAAGGCCAGCGCGAGTTTCGCTGCGGTTGGTTGGGCGCGCAGATTTTCAATCGTGGTTTCGATCACACAAACCGAATCGCGATTCAGTCGCGCGGGATCGGCGCCATCGGCATCCGTAGGCGCAACGAACACCCGCTCCGTGTAGCGCACCCCGTCCCGTTCAATCATGATCACCGGAATCGGCAGCCAACCGCCATCCAACGTGCGACTGGTGCGTTCCGGCTGGCCGCTACCGCAAGTGAAATGCAGAAGCCCCGCCCCGCTAAACCAGTCGTTGTTTTGTGGCGGCGCGACCGGAAAGCGCACGTCACCATTGCGCTCGATCACGTATTTCGTGTTATCGCACGACAAGGACAACATCACCGGCCCTTCATCCTGCGCCGCGTGATGGGTCTTCGCCATCGCCTGCGCCAACGTCTGCTCCGGCAGCGCGCGCACTTCGTCGAGGATGGTTCTGCGCCCGCTGATGCGTCGCTTGTATTCGGCCAACGTCGGCGCGACGGCGGGATTTTCCGCGAGGCGCACATACAAACCGTGACTCGGCACGTAAACGCAGCCATTGGTCATCAAAGCTTCAATCGCGACGCCAATACCACCGTTTGGCAGTTGAAATTGCAGCCGGGTGGCATCGCCCTTGAGGAAGGACGGCAACGCATACTTCAATTGCAGCGCGAGCGGCTGATTCAGTTTCCAATCATTCCAATCCGTCGCGCGCGCGGACGGTTGGTCGTCCGTCGCCAGCAATTCGCCGCTGAACACCCGCACCCGACCGAGCGCGCCAGCGGGCGCATTTTCAACCTCGGCCACCACCTTCACCGGTTCCCAACGTGATCGCGTGAACGCTTTGAGGTTGCGAAGAGTGAGGGACTTTTCCCGCGTCGGCAGCAGCCAGCGGATTTTGCGTGTTTGCAGCAGACCACCCGTGGGGGATCGAGCCGCCAGCCGCACGACGATTTCATCGTTCTCGATGGAAGTCTCGCCGGCAAGCGGCCACCAGTTGCCCTGCCATGCGGATTCGCCAAACCAACCCTGCACGCGCACCGCCTCGGGCGGCGGCAAATGAGCGCGATTCGCTAGCCGCAGCCGCACTTCGCGCAGAGTGCGTTTGCCGAACCACTTCAAACCAACGCACACAACGCCGCTTGCATCCGGAGCGAGAGTATAACTGCCGTCGGCATTGGGCTTGAGTTCCGTTTCGAGCCAAAGGTCCTCGGCCCGGAATTCCTGCAACCGATCCGCGGTCGCACCGTTGGTGCGTTG comes from the Verrucomicrobiia bacterium genome and includes:
- a CDS encoding NPCBM/NEW2 domain-containing protein → MNNHSSQHPDSLSKWPGTMVAGGAPRHRLLPRGAMAGALSLTLLLVLADNVSGQEAGSVEYLSAHPELLLAHEQAWGQLGLDVAAHEAHKTGDPLRIGSQTYTNGLGHHANGQVLVLLGGEFARFEAEVGLQPCNGGSVIFRVRADGKILFDSGTLRNGDAPKPINVSVAGAQELALEVTDAGDGISCDMANWANARLTRSGKARPPMVLDSVDLAPFAQVVGSDAQRTNGATADRLQEFRAEDLWLETELKPNADGSYTLAPDASGVVCVGLKWFGKRTLREVRLRLANRAHLPPPEAVRVQGWFGESAWQGNWWPLAGETSIENDEIVVRLAARSPTGGLLQTRKIRWLLPTREKSLTLRNLKAFTRSRWEPVKVVAEVENAPAGALGRVRVFSGELLATDDQPSARATDWNDWKLNQPLALQLKYALPSFLKGDATRLQFQLPNGGIGVAIEALMTNGCVYVPSHGLYVRLAENPAVAPTLAEYKRRISGRRTILDEVRALPEQTLAQAMAKTHHAAQDEGPVMLSLSCDNTKYVIERNGDVRFPVAPPQNNDWFSGAGLLHFTCGSGQPERTSRTLDGGWLPIPVIMIERDGVRYTERVFVAPTDADGADPARLNRDSVCVIETTIENLRAQPTAAKLALAFRGVGASASPAELRPENSTRWSARLGTTHVAVVLDQTDPTVATNEAGKLAWSFELPANGSRRAVVYLGDAKVNSLRLADAADLRTAVERYWQAVLATATQIDTPDELLNRVIRSSQVRCLIAARNEADGARVAPWIAAMSYGPLESEAHSVVRGMDFLGHHEFARRGLDFFIHRYNTNGFLTTGYTTFGTAWHLWTLGEHFQLTRDQAWLRQNAAELRRAGDWILRQLEKTKRFNADGAPLPEFGLMPPAVMADWNSFACHFMLNGYYYAALRELGQALENIGDPRAGAYAQGAVGLQQNIRRAYDWTQAQSPALPLRDGTWIPLYPSQVHSPGQLADFFPGDDVGRSWAYDVELGAHQLIPTGVFAPHDPEVTRLLNHLEDVQFLGEGWFDYPAAENARDWFNLGGFAKVQPYYCRNAEVYALRDEVKPFLRTYFNSLASLLNTEVLTLWEHFRHSGAWDKTHETGYFLHQTRLMLVEERGHDLWLAPLIPSAWLANDKTLAVQNAPTRFGPVSFRVVSRNQAREVSLEIHPPLRGQAKQIVLRLRHPEGRAIASVTLNGQPHSNYDATSGTISFPSASAPLTALVQFK